Proteins encoded within one genomic window of Halomonas sp. YLGW01:
- a CDS encoding arginyltransferase, which yields MSSRAPQQPVRDLRFFLTVPHACSYLAGQEATTLFLDPQEAPGQGIYDTLALLGFRRSGRHLYRPHCEGCRACVSVRIPVEDFAPGRSQRRLMHRNADLTLTERDARYDPEHYALYARYVRERHADGDMFPPSHEQYRTFLTLDHAYARLLEFRLGGRLVAVTAIDRLGHGLSAIYTFFDPSPALARRSLGTFAILSLIERAATEDLPHVYLGYWIRECRKMDYKRHFQPLEYLDGRVWRRTIPTP from the coding sequence GTGAGCAGTCGCGCTCCGCAACAACCGGTTCGGGATCTGCGATTCTTCCTCACGGTCCCCCATGCCTGCAGCTACCTGGCGGGCCAGGAGGCGACCACACTCTTCCTGGATCCTCAGGAAGCCCCCGGGCAAGGGATCTACGACACCCTGGCCCTGCTGGGTTTCCGCCGCAGCGGTCGTCATCTCTACCGGCCCCATTGTGAGGGCTGTCGCGCCTGCGTCTCGGTGCGCATTCCGGTTGAGGACTTCGCCCCCGGCCGAAGCCAGCGCCGGCTCATGCATCGCAATGCCGACCTAACCCTTACCGAGCGCGATGCCCGTTACGACCCCGAGCACTATGCGCTCTATGCTCGCTACGTTCGGGAACGCCATGCCGACGGCGACATGTTCCCCCCGAGCCATGAGCAGTACCGCACCTTCCTGACGCTGGATCATGCCTACGCCCGTCTGCTGGAGTTCCGCCTCGGCGGCCGACTGGTGGCCGTCACCGCCATCGACCGACTGGGTCATGGCCTCTCCGCCATCTATACCTTTTTCGATCCCTCGCCGGCCCTCGCCCGCCGTTCGCTGGGCACCTTCGCGATTCTGAGCCTGATCGAGCGGGCCGCCACCGAGGACCTGCCCCATGTCTATCTGGGCTACTGGATTCGCGAATGCCGCAAGATGGACTACAAGCGCCACTTCCAGCCGCTGGAATATCTCGATGGTCGGGTCTGGCGGAGGACGATCCCGACCCCATGA
- the aat gene encoding leucyl/phenylalanyl-tRNA--protein transferase, protein MLPWLPTAPVHFPSLAQALDEPDGLLAAGGALTSDWLIEAYRRGIFPWFSDDQPILWWSPSPRMVLFPDEIRIRRSLSKRLRNAGFTVTWNHDFPAVIAACAAPRAADEGTWIGDAMREAYGELHALGYAHSIEVWRNDRLVGGLYGVGMGRMFFGESMFSREPDASKTALVQLARHLQALGGGLIDCQMHTPHLASMGAREIARQEFIDYLDQYIRGEEGIAPQMPPEVSVGGTIDEGGR, encoded by the coding sequence ATGCTGCCCTGGTTGCCCACCGCTCCCGTACACTTCCCTTCGCTCGCCCAGGCGCTCGATGAACCGGACGGCCTGCTCGCGGCGGGCGGCGCCCTCACCTCCGACTGGCTGATCGAGGCGTACCGGCGCGGCATCTTTCCCTGGTTCAGCGACGATCAGCCGATCCTGTGGTGGAGCCCCAGCCCGCGCATGGTGCTGTTTCCCGACGAGATCCGCATTCGCCGCAGTCTGTCCAAACGGCTGCGCAACGCAGGCTTCACCGTGACCTGGAACCACGACTTCCCGGCGGTCATCGCGGCCTGCGCCGCGCCCCGCGCCGCCGATGAGGGCACCTGGATCGGCGATGCGATGCGCGAGGCCTATGGTGAGCTGCATGCCCTGGGCTATGCCCACTCGATAGAGGTCTGGCGCAACGACCGGCTGGTCGGCGGCCTGTACGGCGTCGGCATGGGGCGGATGTTCTTCGGCGAATCGATGTTCAGCCGGGAGCCGGATGCCTCCAAGACCGCCCTGGTGCAACTGGCACGCCACCTCCAGGCGCTTGGCGGTGGCCTGATCGACTGCCAGATGCATACCCCGCACCTGGCCAGCATGGGCGCGCGGGAGATCGCTCGCCAGGAGTTCATCGACTATCTTGATCAATACATCCGAGGGGAAGAGGGCATTGCACCGCAGATGCCCCCGGAGGTTTCCGTCGGTGGCACCATTGACGAAGGGGGCCGTTGA
- a CDS encoding DNA translocase FtsK 4TM domain-containing protein, producing MSVKNKASGRRVAAADAKERARRFGVRLQGAAREGVVILLLAACVFLLLAMFSYQASDPGWSHSGPDTTVTNWMGPVGAWLADVLYSLFGASALWWPGMLGFAGWRMSRMRQVRLEWDTLGLAVRTGGLFLLLLGTTTLGALHFFNPESGLPYAAGGIIGEEMVRSLTPLVGSHGTTLMALVALLCGFPPFSGLSWLSVMDEAGHLAQRSVGWCRDRAQRARAEAEAPASEPEPVEPVEAQEEEAPVPGWWQRLWPWSRHHREAARLASDAELREPQWHPDDGTDIPWEVAERTPSAKEPGAAYSERLATAARPASPQQATPMREPAPEPMEKVATVPPAEPAKARPTSHADPQSAPSPSSRAAEAVETPQAPEGATPSERPTAEPLRAETIPEPVLPEDEEPPWAGMSLRAERDMPGSAPAPAKPASEPESSPDRPPEASQAEEAVARSSESEERPAPAMASSASSPQSVARHARREPMISWQDADWDDEPDPTETPEAAPSPATAPVPPAEPQVAPQPASRGEPQAESSPEHPSAPAPSAREEAREEVTPEKSTGEEAAEARPAPPTEPRMASAEQARAAADDPDEPALWTVEHLQSQRSSAEDLPDIDGELPSLRLLTPAEAHQPNYTEEQLAEMAELLEVRLREYGVKAEVVHTWPGPVITRFEIKPAAGVKVSKISNLAKDLARSLMVKSVRVVEIIPGRPTVGIEIPNPHRAMIRLREVIDSDSYQDADSPVTMALGQDIGGAPVVANLGKMPHLLVAGTTGSGKSVGVNAMLISMLLKATPDEVRMIMVDPKMLELSVYDGIPHLLAPVVTDMKEAANALRWCVAEMERRYKLMAAMGVRNIAGFNAKLDEAERAGAQVADPLWEPQPWQMHESPPVLEKLPYIVVVIDEFADMFMIVGKKVEELIARLAQKARAAGIHLILATQRPSVDVVTGLIKANIPTRMAFQVSSRIDSRTILDQGGAENLLGHGDMLYLPAGAGLPMRVHGAFVDDDEVHRVAEDWKRRGEPEYIEEILSGGVSADALTGLEGDGGGGDDDAEQDTLYDEAVMFVTESRRASISAVQRRFKIGYNRAARLVESMEGAGVVSTMGTNGSREVLAPPPVGD from the coding sequence TTGAGTGTCAAGAACAAGGCTAGCGGCCGCCGCGTGGCGGCCGCCGACGCCAAGGAGAGGGCGCGCCGTTTCGGAGTGCGTCTGCAAGGCGCCGCCCGCGAGGGCGTGGTGATTCTGCTGCTGGCAGCCTGCGTCTTCCTGCTGCTGGCGATGTTCAGCTATCAGGCCTCGGATCCCGGCTGGTCCCATAGTGGCCCGGATACCACGGTGACCAACTGGATGGGGCCGGTGGGCGCCTGGCTGGCCGACGTGCTGTATTCGCTGTTCGGCGCCAGTGCCCTCTGGTGGCCGGGCATGCTCGGCTTCGCCGGCTGGCGGATGAGCCGCATGCGCCAGGTGCGGCTGGAATGGGACACCCTGGGGCTCGCCGTGCGTACCGGCGGGCTCTTCCTGCTGCTGCTAGGCACCACGACCCTTGGCGCCCTGCACTTCTTCAACCCGGAAAGCGGTTTGCCCTATGCTGCCGGCGGCATCATCGGCGAGGAAATGGTGCGCAGCCTGACGCCGCTGGTGGGCAGTCACGGCACCACCCTGATGGCGCTGGTGGCGCTGCTGTGCGGTTTTCCGCCCTTCTCCGGACTTTCCTGGCTCAGCGTCATGGACGAGGCCGGCCACCTGGCGCAACGCAGTGTCGGCTGGTGTCGTGATCGAGCTCAGCGGGCGCGGGCAGAGGCCGAGGCGCCGGCCTCTGAACCCGAACCGGTAGAGCCCGTCGAGGCGCAGGAGGAGGAAGCGCCGGTACCCGGCTGGTGGCAGCGGCTATGGCCCTGGAGTCGCCACCACCGCGAGGCGGCCCGGTTGGCCAGCGATGCGGAACTGCGCGAGCCGCAGTGGCATCCAGATGACGGCACCGACATTCCCTGGGAGGTAGCCGAGCGCACGCCGTCGGCCAAGGAGCCCGGTGCCGCCTACAGCGAGCGCCTGGCCACAGCGGCCAGGCCTGCCTCGCCACAGCAGGCGACCCCGATGCGGGAGCCGGCGCCCGAACCGATGGAAAAGGTCGCCACCGTCCCGCCCGCCGAACCGGCGAAGGCGCGGCCCACCTCTCATGCCGACCCACAGTCCGCGCCATCGCCCTCGTCACGGGCAGCGGAGGCCGTCGAGACGCCTCAGGCTCCCGAGGGCGCCACGCCGTCCGAGCGACCGACGGCGGAGCCATTGCGGGCGGAGACGATTCCCGAACCGGTACTGCCGGAAGACGAGGAACCGCCCTGGGCTGGTATGTCGCTGCGCGCCGAGCGCGACATGCCCGGCTCGGCTCCGGCCCCGGCGAAGCCTGCCTCTGAGCCGGAATCGTCGCCTGATAGGCCTCCGGAGGCGTCTCAGGCGGAGGAGGCCGTGGCACGCTCGAGTGAGTCGGAGGAGCGCCCCGCACCGGCCATGGCGTCCTCGGCCTCCTCGCCGCAGTCCGTGGCCCGTCATGCCCGTCGCGAGCCGATGATCAGCTGGCAGGACGCGGACTGGGACGACGAACCTGACCCGACCGAGACGCCGGAGGCGGCGCCATCCCCGGCCACGGCCCCTGTGCCGCCGGCAGAGCCGCAAGTGGCACCTCAGCCCGCGTCTCGAGGCGAGCCTCAAGCCGAATCGTCCCCTGAGCACCCGAGCGCGCCGGCGCCTTCGGCTCGAGAGGAGGCCCGAGAAGAGGTGACACCCGAGAAGTCCACCGGCGAGGAGGCGGCCGAGGCGCGACCGGCGCCGCCCACCGAGCCCCGCATGGCCAGCGCCGAGCAGGCCCGTGCGGCGGCCGATGATCCGGACGAACCCGCGCTTTGGACCGTCGAGCACCTGCAGAGCCAGCGCTCGTCGGCCGAGGACCTGCCGGATATCGACGGGGAGCTGCCGTCGCTCAGGCTCTTGACGCCGGCCGAGGCCCATCAGCCCAACTACACCGAGGAGCAGTTGGCCGAGATGGCCGAGCTGCTCGAGGTCCGGCTGCGTGAATATGGCGTCAAGGCCGAGGTGGTCCACACCTGGCCGGGGCCGGTGATCACCCGCTTCGAGATCAAGCCCGCCGCCGGGGTGAAGGTCTCAAAGATCAGCAACCTGGCCAAGGACCTGGCGCGCTCGCTGATGGTCAAGAGCGTGCGGGTGGTCGAGATCATTCCCGGGCGCCCCACTGTGGGCATCGAGATTCCCAACCCGCATCGGGCGATGATCCGCCTGCGCGAGGTCATCGATTCCGACAGCTACCAGGATGCAGATTCTCCGGTGACCATGGCGCTGGGCCAGGACATCGGCGGTGCCCCGGTGGTGGCGAACCTCGGCAAGATGCCGCACCTGCTGGTCGCCGGCACCACCGGTTCGGGCAAGTCGGTGGGGGTCAACGCCATGCTGATCTCGATGCTGCTCAAGGCCACGCCCGACGAAGTGCGCATGATCATGGTCGACCCCAAGATGCTGGAACTGTCGGTGTATGACGGCATTCCGCACCTGCTGGCGCCGGTGGTTACCGACATGAAGGAGGCCGCCAATGCCCTGCGCTGGTGCGTGGCCGAGATGGAGCGGCGCTACAAGCTGATGGCGGCGATGGGCGTGCGCAACATCGCCGGCTTCAATGCCAAGCTCGACGAGGCGGAGCGAGCCGGGGCTCAGGTCGCCGACCCGCTGTGGGAGCCGCAGCCCTGGCAGATGCATGAATCGCCGCCGGTGCTCGAGAAGCTGCCCTACATCGTGGTGGTGATCGACGAGTTCGCCGACATGTTCATGATCGTCGGCAAGAAGGTCGAGGAGCTGATCGCGCGTCTTGCTCAGAAGGCGCGTGCCGCCGGCATCCACCTGATCCTTGCGACCCAGCGGCCCTCGGTGGACGTGGTGACCGGCCTGATCAAGGCCAACATCCCCACTCGCATGGCCTTCCAGGTGTCCTCGCGGATCGACTCGCGGACCATCCTCGATCAGGGGGGCGCCGAGAACCTGCTGGGTCACGGTGACATGCTCTACCTGCCGGCCGGGGCGGGTCTGCCGATGCGTGTGCACGGTGCCTTCGTCGATGACGACGAGGTGCACCGGGTGGCCGAGGACTGGAAGCGTCGCGGCGAGCCCGAGTACATAGAGGAGATCCTCTCCGGGGGCGTCTCCGCGGATGCCCTGACCGGTCTCGAGGGCGATGGAGGCGGCGGCGATGACGATGCCGAGCAGGACACCCTCTATGACGAGGCGGTGATGTTCGTGACCGAGTCCCGGCGTGCCTCGATCTCGGCGGTGCAGCGCCGCTTCAAGATCGGCTATAACCGCGCGGCCCGGCTGGTCGAGTCCATGGAAGGCGCAGGAGTCGTGTCGACCATGGGCACCAACGGCTCCCGTGAGGTGCTGGCACCGCCCCCGGTGGGTGACTGA
- the lolA gene encoding outer membrane lipoprotein chaperone LolA, producing MTPTRLATFGFALMMPLSALADEGAERLTQLLEPINTYAADFEQQILDGSGQRLQQASGRMWLSRPGRFRWEVESPYRQVVVSDGDDVYLHDPDLEQVTVQPLDTRVTHTPALLLSGSADELTANYDVERRQQGTAETFILEPHSPDTLFEELSLTFYAEELGMLQMTDSTGQRTAIAFDDVAQNGAIDDARFAFEIPEGADVIRETAR from the coding sequence ATGACACCGACACGCCTTGCTACCTTCGGCTTCGCCCTGATGATGCCGCTCTCGGCGCTGGCCGATGAAGGCGCCGAGCGCCTGACGCAGCTGCTCGAGCCGATCAACACCTATGCCGCCGATTTCGAGCAGCAGATCCTCGACGGTAGCGGTCAGCGCCTGCAGCAGGCCAGCGGTCGCATGTGGCTGTCGCGTCCGGGGCGCTTCCGCTGGGAGGTCGAGTCCCCCTACCGTCAGGTGGTGGTGTCCGACGGTGACGACGTCTATCTGCATGACCCCGACCTGGAGCAGGTCACCGTGCAGCCGCTGGATACCCGGGTCACCCATACCCCGGCGCTGCTGCTCTCGGGCAGCGCCGATGAGCTCACCGCGAACTATGACGTCGAGCGCCGTCAGCAGGGCACCGCGGAGACCTTCATTCTCGAGCCCCACAGCCCGGATACCCTCTTCGAGGAGCTCTCGCTGACCTTCTATGCCGAGGAGCTCGGCATGCTGCAGATGACCGACAGCACCGGCCAGCGCACGGCCATCGCCTTCGATGACGTGGCGCAGAACGGTGCCATCGATGACGCACGTTTCGCCTTCGAGATTCCCGAGGGTGCCGACGTGATCCGCGAGACCGCCCGCTAG
- a CDS encoding replication-associated recombination protein A, with amino-acid sequence MDLFSQQHAKEHAPLAYRMRPRQLSDYIGQQALVGPGKPLRRMVETATVRSMILWGPPGVGKTTLAEILAHESGAELEHLSAVMAGVKDIRASVERAGVAQGQNRGTLLFLDEIHRLNKSQQDALLPHVESGLLTLIGATTENPSFEVNSALLSRARVYVLKALDEAELLDVLRQALEDRERGLGARRIHAEDEVLRLLAHAAGGDARRALGLLETACDFTLPDGDGERLEKEGLAEVLGHQASAFDKQGDHFYDLLSAIHKSIRSSRVDAALLYIAQFTQGGGDPLDVIRRLAAIASEDVGNADPRALPLVMAAWDAYLRLGDYEGQRAIAQAAIHLAAAPKSNAIDQAWKQAKALAAAHPTLEVPSYLRNAPTKLMESLGHGQGYRYAHHEPEGYPAGSSHDCWPEGAPRAHLYTPTEYGQEKRFKQILDWRAARDAQADQQD; translated from the coding sequence ATGGATCTCTTCAGCCAGCAGCACGCCAAGGAGCATGCCCCCCTGGCCTACCGGATGCGCCCGCGCCAGCTGAGCGACTACATCGGCCAGCAGGCCCTGGTCGGCCCCGGCAAGCCGCTGCGACGCATGGTCGAAACCGCCACGGTGCGCTCGATGATCCTGTGGGGCCCTCCGGGCGTCGGCAAGACCACCCTGGCCGAGATCCTGGCTCACGAATCCGGTGCCGAGCTCGAGCACCTGTCGGCGGTGATGGCGGGGGTCAAGGATATCCGTGCATCCGTGGAGCGGGCCGGCGTGGCTCAGGGCCAGAATCGCGGCACGCTACTGTTCCTCGACGAGATCCACCGCCTCAACAAGAGCCAGCAGGATGCCCTGCTGCCCCATGTGGAATCGGGGCTCTTGACGCTGATCGGCGCCACCACCGAGAACCCCTCCTTCGAGGTCAACTCGGCGCTGCTCTCCCGGGCCCGGGTCTATGTGCTCAAGGCGCTGGATGAGGCGGAACTGCTCGATGTGCTGCGCCAGGCCCTCGAGGATCGCGAGCGCGGCCTGGGGGCGCGGCGCATCCACGCCGAGGATGAGGTGCTCAGGCTGCTGGCCCATGCCGCCGGCGGCGATGCCCGCCGGGCGCTGGGCCTCCTCGAGACAGCCTGCGACTTCACCCTTCCCGACGGCGACGGCGAGCGGCTCGAGAAGGAGGGCCTCGCCGAGGTGCTCGGTCACCAGGCCAGCGCCTTCGATAAGCAGGGCGATCACTTCTATGACCTGCTCTCGGCCATCCACAAGTCGATCCGCTCCTCACGGGTCGATGCGGCGCTGCTCTATATTGCCCAATTCACCCAGGGCGGCGGCGACCCGCTGGACGTGATCCGGCGCCTGGCGGCGATCGCCTCGGAAGATGTCGGCAATGCCGACCCGCGGGCGCTGCCGTTGGTGATGGCCGCCTGGGATGCCTACCTGCGCCTGGGGGACTACGAGGGACAGCGGGCCATTGCCCAGGCGGCCATTCATCTGGCCGCGGCGCCCAAGAGCAACGCCATCGACCAGGCCTGGAAGCAGGCCAAGGCCTTGGCTGCCGCGCACCCGACCCTCGAAGTGCCGAGCTACCTGCGCAATGCCCCCACCAAGCTGATGGAATCCCTCGGCCACGGCCAGGGCTATCGCTACGCCCATCATGAGCCGGAGGGCTACCCGGCCGGGTCATCCCACGACTGCTGGCCGGAGGGCGCGCCACGCGCCCACCTCTATACTCCCACCGAGTATGGCCAGGAGAAGCGCTTCAAGCAGATTCTCGACTGGCGTGCCGCCCGCGACGCCCAAGCCGACCAGCAGGACTGA
- a CDS encoding hemerythrin domain-containing protein, with amino-acid sequence MLNQLRLDHANMARLLHVLQLKHKTLAEGERPDFQLVREVVDYILDYMDGFTVPLERVFGQELMDKAPEAQGLSERLADNYHALHERLMRLSQDLDMVLMDVAIPMDRFADDLGAYLEAHRAYLRDEREELFPLIREHFDDEALKKLAESLPEGATAKLESLQEAYPDLYAELCAAPDPMV; translated from the coding sequence ATGCTGAATCAATTGCGCCTGGACCACGCCAACATGGCGCGTCTGCTGCATGTACTGCAGCTCAAACACAAGACGCTGGCGGAGGGGGAGCGGCCTGATTTCCAGCTGGTGCGCGAGGTGGTGGATTACATCCTCGATTACATGGACGGCTTCACCGTGCCCCTGGAAAGGGTCTTCGGTCAGGAGTTGATGGACAAGGCGCCCGAAGCCCAGGGGCTCAGCGAGCGACTGGCCGATAATTACCATGCCCTGCACGAGCGCCTGATGCGCCTCTCGCAGGACCTGGACATGGTGCTGATGGACGTGGCGATTCCCATGGATCGCTTCGCCGATGATCTGGGGGCCTATCTCGAGGCGCACCGCGCCTACCTGCGGGACGAGCGCGAGGAGCTCTTTCCGCTGATTCGTGAACACTTCGATGACGAGGCTCTGAAGAAACTCGCAGAGTCCCTTCCCGAAGGGGCGACGGCCAAGCTCGAGAGCCTGCAGGAGGCCTACCCGGATCTCTATGCCGAGCTCTGCGCGGCGCCGGATCCGATGGTCTGA
- the murI gene encoding glutamate racemase translates to MSGPILIFDSGVGGLSVVAAIRRRLPEVALGYACDNAMLPYGTKPDDWLVARILDVCQAAVAASHASALVVACNTASTLALEALRACLTIPVIGTVPAIKPAAAASASGHLALLATSATVHRPYTRRLIEDFAGDCEVMRVAADPLVAQAEQRLAGEPVDAGVVADCLAPLWTDPALDTVVLGCTHFPLLAAELASAAPRPIHWIDSGDAIARRVAQVVAPLPRGEGAGAAWVTAPSEALAAALAGYGFATPQGLVPATTAFEA, encoded by the coding sequence ATGAGCGGTCCGATACTGATCTTCGATTCCGGTGTCGGTGGCCTGTCGGTGGTCGCCGCCATTCGCCGCCGCCTGCCCGAGGTGGCGCTTGGCTATGCCTGCGACAATGCCATGCTGCCCTACGGCACCAAGCCCGATGACTGGCTGGTGGCCCGCATTCTGGATGTCTGCCAGGCGGCGGTGGCGGCAAGCCACGCCAGCGCCCTGGTGGTGGCCTGCAATACCGCCAGCACCCTGGCCCTCGAGGCCCTGCGCGCCTGCCTGACGATTCCGGTCATCGGCACCGTGCCGGCCATCAAGCCGGCGGCCGCGGCCAGTGCCAGTGGTCATCTGGCGCTGCTGGCCACCTCGGCGACGGTGCATCGCCCTTATACGCGGCGCCTGATCGAGGACTTCGCCGGTGACTGCGAGGTGATGCGGGTGGCCGCCGATCCCCTGGTCGCCCAGGCCGAGCAACGGCTGGCCGGCGAGCCGGTGGACGCCGGGGTGGTCGCCGACTGCCTGGCGCCGCTGTGGACGGACCCAGCACTGGATACCGTGGTGCTGGGTTGCACGCATTTTCCGCTGCTGGCGGCTGAGCTCGCCTCGGCGGCGCCGCGCCCGATCCACTGGATCGACTCGGGGGACGCCATCGCTCGCCGCGTCGCGCAGGTAGTCGCGCCGCTGCCTCGCGGCGAAGGCGCCGGGGCGGCCTGGGTGACCGCGCCGAGCGAGGCCCTGGCCGCGGCGCTAGCAGGCTATGGCTTCGCCACCCCGCAAGGGCTCGTCCCGGCGACGACCGCCTTCGAGGCCTGA
- the trmA gene encoding tRNA (uridine(54)-C5)-methyltransferase TrmA, with protein sequence MAVPVVDPARYGEQLEAKRQRIITQFAHLATPELEVFASPASHYRMRCEFRIWREGDELFYAMFEPDPERPDRKRPVRVDQFPVASERINALMPALLDAVRADPVLGRKLFQVDFLTTLSGEALITLIYHRPLGEDWEAAARALEQRLGVMIIGRSRKQRLVLSRNHVWERLTVEGRELAYQQVENSFTQPNAAICQSMLTWARNVTRESQDGDLVELYCGNGNFTVALAENFRRVLATEISRTSVASAKANLAANAVDNVHVARMSAEEFALALKGEKGGRRVAEMGLDDYDFSTVLVDPPRAGLDDESCDQVSGYDRIVYISCNPDTLLDNLARLTRTHDITRFALFDQFPWTHHCECGVLLERRA encoded by the coding sequence GTGGCCGTACCCGTTGTCGACCCCGCTCGCTACGGCGAGCAACTCGAGGCCAAGCGCCAGCGCATCATCACCCAGTTCGCGCACCTGGCGACGCCTGAGCTCGAGGTCTTCGCCTCGCCGGCGAGCCATTACCGGATGCGCTGCGAGTTCCGCATCTGGCGCGAGGGCGACGAGCTCTTTTATGCCATGTTCGAACCCGACCCCGAGCGCCCCGACCGCAAGCGCCCGGTGCGGGTCGACCAGTTCCCGGTGGCCAGCGAGCGGATCAATGCCCTGATGCCGGCGCTGCTCGATGCGGTGCGCGCGGATCCAGTGCTGGGCCGCAAGCTGTTCCAGGTCGATTTTCTCACCACCTTGTCCGGTGAGGCGCTGATCACGCTGATCTATCACCGCCCCCTGGGCGAGGACTGGGAAGCCGCGGCGCGGGCCCTGGAGCAGAGGCTCGGGGTGATGATCATCGGCCGCTCGCGCAAGCAGCGCCTGGTGCTTAGCCGGAATCATGTCTGGGAACGGCTCACCGTCGAGGGCCGCGAGCTTGCCTACCAGCAGGTCGAGAACAGCTTCACCCAGCCCAATGCCGCCATCTGCCAGTCGATGCTGACCTGGGCGCGGAACGTGACGCGGGAAAGCCAGGACGGCGACCTGGTCGAGCTGTACTGTGGCAATGGCAACTTCACGGTGGCGCTGGCCGAGAACTTTCGCCGCGTGCTGGCCACCGAGATCTCGCGGACGTCGGTGGCCTCGGCCAAGGCCAATCTCGCGGCCAACGCCGTCGATAACGTGCATGTGGCGCGGATGTCCGCCGAGGAATTCGCCCTGGCCCTGAAGGGCGAGAAGGGCGGTCGTCGGGTGGCCGAGATGGGCCTTGACGACTACGATTTCTCTACCGTACTGGTGGACCCGCCCCGCGCGGGCCTCGATGACGAGAGCTGCGATCAGGTCAGTGGCTACGACCGCATCGTCTATATTTCCTGCAATCCGGATACCCTTTTGGATAACCTGGCGCGCCTGACCCGGACCCATGACATCACGCGCTTCGCCCTGTTCGATCAGTTCCCCTGGACCCACCACTGCGAGTGTGGGGTGCTGCTCGAGCGCCGGGCATGA